The proteins below come from a single Miscanthus floridulus cultivar M001 chromosome 1, ASM1932011v1, whole genome shotgun sequence genomic window:
- the LOC136479299 gene encoding uncharacterized protein, translated as MRLSHCESHCAGPFRFIPCLPQSKDASRDAASPPAPLPAAVAEEEPPPVQKIEVPVAGKDDDAEKREDGEKPAAPAPAPGKSCLKKTSCGDDECADKGNVKWLDLLGKDLTEIKEYEPSECRDLLDDGDGISTCVCVIQ; from the exons ATGAGGCTCTCCCACTGTGAGAGCCACTGCGCCGGCCCCTTCCGCTTCATCCCCTGCCTCCCCCAATCCAAAGATGCGAGCCGCGACGCTGCCTCTCCGCCGGCGCCGCTCCCGGCCGCCGTCGCAGAGGAGGAGCCGCCTCCGGTTCAGAAGATAGAGGTGCCGGTAGCCGGAAAGGACGACGATGCTGAGAAGCGCGAGGATGGCGAAAaaccggcggcgccggcgccggcgccgggtaAGAGTTGCCTGAAGAAAACCAGCTGCGGCGATGACGAGTGTGCCGACAAAGGCAATGTAAAGTGGCTGGATTTGCTCGGGAAAGATCTGACAGAGATTAAGGAGTACGAGCCAAG TGAATGCAGAGACTTGCTTGACGACGGAGACGGCATCTCGACATGTGTTTGCGTTATCCAATGA